One region of Halomicrobium sp. LC1Hm genomic DNA includes:
- a CDS encoding ABC transporter substrate-binding protein gives MRTRRNVLKATAGTAAVGLSSGCLGTLSGSEQTVSFGAVYPLSGPLEQVGTHGKRATEQAVRDINAAGGINGRKIELTAIDSEATVETAVEGYREFAESGGVGLVGGLVSDVSIALSQEVADDEIMEVSPASTAPQLTTAGRAGDRKYFGRTVPSDGLQAAAMAKVVDDSLYIGADSVALLSIDNSFGAGLAEAQRSLLDAEIVADVRYDSGADSFDGTLDTVFESDPDAVAFTSVSGQEAGILDAYSQRDEDVPWVFSAGMFGGDVPSYYEGFYSASLSSSRTDAYFDLLRRLSDIDSLEAFAANGYDAMFLMAAAAQQAGETTGPAIADTIRSVSGGTGHTVSVGDFDKVRSLTDAGRELNYQGASGGVDLTENLEPLSSYLIQRIDGGVVESLELLQRSFFESGGQQ, from the coding sequence ATGCGTACTAGACGCAACGTTCTCAAAGCGACCGCCGGTACCGCGGCGGTTGGCCTCTCTTCGGGCTGTTTGGGCACTCTCAGTGGCAGTGAACAGACCGTCTCGTTCGGGGCTGTGTATCCTCTCAGTGGACCACTCGAACAGGTGGGGACACACGGTAAGCGAGCGACCGAACAGGCGGTTCGAGACATCAACGCTGCAGGCGGTATCAACGGACGCAAGATCGAACTGACGGCGATCGACAGCGAGGCGACCGTCGAGACCGCGGTCGAGGGATACCGCGAGTTCGCCGAGAGCGGCGGCGTCGGACTCGTCGGCGGACTCGTCAGTGACGTGTCGATCGCGCTCTCACAGGAAGTCGCCGACGACGAGATCATGGAGGTCAGTCCGGCCAGTACGGCACCGCAACTGACGACGGCCGGGCGGGCCGGCGATCGGAAGTACTTCGGGCGGACCGTCCCCAGTGACGGGCTCCAGGCGGCGGCGATGGCGAAGGTCGTCGACGACTCGCTGTATATCGGTGCCGATTCCGTCGCGCTGTTGAGCATCGACAACTCGTTCGGTGCCGGGCTCGCGGAGGCACAGCGGTCGCTGCTCGACGCCGAGATCGTCGCCGACGTGCGCTACGACTCTGGTGCCGATTCGTTCGACGGGACGCTCGATACCGTCTTCGAAAGCGATCCGGATGCGGTCGCATTCACGAGCGTCTCGGGACAGGAAGCGGGGATTCTCGACGCGTACAGCCAGCGAGACGAAGACGTTCCGTGGGTGTTCTCCGCAGGTATGTTCGGCGGCGACGTTCCGTCGTACTACGAAGGGTTCTACAGCGCGTCGCTGTCCTCGTCCCGGACGGACGCGTACTTCGATCTGTTGCGCCGGCTCTCGGATATCGATTCGCTCGAAGCGTTCGCCGCCAACGGCTACGACGCGATGTTCCTGATGGCTGCCGCCGCACAGCAGGCGGGCGAGACGACCGGCCCTGCGATCGCCGACACGATCCGGTCGGTCTCTGGGGGGACGGGCCACACCGTCTCTGTCGGTGACTTCGACAAAGTGCGCTCGCTGACGGACGCGGGACGCGAGCTGAACTATCAGGGGGCGTCGGGCGGCGTCGACCTGACCGAGAATCTCGAACCGCTGAGTTCGTACCTCATCCAGCGGATCGACGGCGGCGTCGTCGAGTCCCTCGAACTGCTCCAGCGGAGTTTCTTCGAATCGGGGGGCCAACAATGA